The genome window tatatccatccatccaccatccgtTCCATATCACTCCGTGCCGTTGTTTCCATATGACATATAggagatagaaaataaaggAAAAAACATTAAGAAATAGGTTCAAGAACCGATAAGGCTTGGTTCGTATAAGTGCGCatattctcttttccctttcggGTTTCCTCTTTTCGTTGTTTGAGACGTGCTTGGGCCTGCAGTTTCCGGTCCATGGGGATGGAGTCGCGGGGTACGACGGCCGCGAGGCTTTGACGGCGCTTGGCGCGGTCAAGAACGTGTGAGTCCGGGAGGGCCGTGACTGCGTCGAGGCTATATTTGGAGGGGGAGCGGCGCGCGCGGGGACGGCCGTGGTGGCTGTCGTCGAGGTTGTTGGCGAGATGGTGGGCGAGGGAGGTCATGGTTGTGTTGGTTGGGGCGTAGAGACTGCGGtaggtgttggtgttggtggatttCTGTTTGGGACGCGGGcgggtggagggtggagggtggtggtgatgattaTGGGGGTAGtcgggtggagaggagggcggGATGGTGGCTGGttcttcgtcatcgtgaTGCTCGTTTTGGTAGCGGGCTTTGGGAGGTTTGAGGGATTCGCCAAGGTAGGCGAGTTGGTCTTCGTCGGTGATGCCCATGGCTTTCATGGCTCGTTTGAGGTCCAGGTcgccggcggtggtggtgtatcGGGATGGGTAGGAGCGGCGTTCTTTGGCACGCGGGCTGGGACTGGGTGGCTCGTCGATGTCCGCGGTGTTGTCGTCTTCAGGGTCTTTTTGGGGACTGTTCTGCCCGAAGTCGAAGACATGCACACCGGTGTAGTTCTTGCGAGGGCTCTCGGTATGGCGCGCTCGAACCTGGGTGTGTGGGAGGCTCTCGATCGCGGTGAGTTTGATCTTGAGCTGGTCGATCTGCTCCTGCATGCGACGGCGTTCCTCGTTGAAGGACTCTTTCAGGTCCTCCTCGTGATCGCGATGTTGTTGAGATGCGGTCTTCAACCGTTCGCGGTACTCCTGGATGCGCGTTTCCAATTTGGCCTCGCGTTGCTTCAGCTtagcttccttctccttccggCGTCCTTCGTATTTGCTCATCTCCTGCTTCACCCGGGCTAGGGTCTGCTTGAGAGACGCGTTCTCCTTCTGTAGCTCGCAGGCTTTCTGTTCAGAGCTGCGCGCGAGGTCTTGCAGTTTGGTGAAGTCGGACTGCTGAAGCTTCATGTCGTCGATCTTGGTCTTCGCTTCGTCCAGAGCCTGCTGGGTCTTGCGGAGCTCCTCCGTAGCCTTCTCTGAAGAACTTTCGGATTCAGATTGCTCAGCGATATCATCGACTTCGTTCCCTACAACGCCGTGCCGTTCCAGCAGTTTGCGTAGTGAGTTGACGCGGTGCTTGTATTGCAGAGCCAACGCGGTCTGCTTGGTGAGGTCCTGCACCAGTTTCTCCTTATCGGCATTGGCGCTCTCGCCAACCATGGTCGATGCTAGGTGGGTAACATGGCGCTCCATCTCTGagaccttgatctcctcctccctcaacttATCGGCGAGTCGCgacgcttcttcatccttcttcttggcatATGTTTTGGCGGCTGAGCGGTACTGGATAAGCTTCTTGATTTCCCATGTTGTTTTCGTCCGGTAACTATCGAACTCGGCTTTCCAGTATTTCCCCGACTGCGACCGTGGCTCGTTCAGGTTGATGGTATCGTCGTTGTCATCTTCCGTTGGCGATGGTCTGGACCCCTCGGATGAGGGGTTGGGCTCGAGGTCCTGTGACGAAAAGAGCCCCGTGCCCTTGGACTTCTCTCGCGAATCCATCAAGGCTTGCGTCAGTTTACTGCGAGGTTTGAACTTTCCGTCCGAAGAGTTGGCCGACCACTGgctggagaagttgttggatgaggaggtgggggtTTTGTTAGGTTTCGTGAACGGGTCTTCCCGCTTGCGCTCGTTATCGACGACCCCGTCGCCGAACGACACGGTTTTGCGACGGTTGGATGCGGTTCCGGGTGTTACGAGGATACTTTTTGTAGGCGATGCCATCGCGTTCACTGCCAGATCCAAGTCGGCTTTGGAAGCCTTGAAAGCATCCCCTGTGTTTCCACTGGATGGTTTCAACGTGATGTGATCATTCAGCAGCTGATTGGTTGAtggattcttcgtcttcacagcagcagaagtggtagcagcagtagtagtagtacggTGGGTGGattcgtcgtcatcggcaCCTGGGGTACCAAACAAGGCGCTCTTGAAAGCGCGGATCGCAAACACGGGAGCGGGCGTCTCGGGTGGCTCTCCGGCCCTTGAGTTGTCTATGGGGATAAACAAGTTAGTAAAACAGGCCAGCGCGCGATGAGCGCGGGTGGGAAACGGGGTCAGATGAATTGGAAGGCCATTATTGGGCCGTATAtggagggaggtggagggaagggCGCTCgcacgcagcagcagcagcagggcgGGCAGCAAGCCATACTACTCGTAGCGACCAGCAGAAAGTACAGAGGGAAACACACGCACCTGCGACCTGGTCTTCCTGCCCAGTGATCCACCCCAGCATCGCGTCTGCAGGGGACAAGAGAAACCGGCGATTCACCAGCAATCAAATTATGGGACTGAACGAGACACGCATGGCACCAACAAGACCATTGGGGGGCCAGAGGATTGACGTGGAACGCTGTGCTTTGTTTACGGCGATGATGCGCCAAGTCACGAGCTGCCCGCCCCAAAGGCGGTGGGCGGGAAAACGACGGGGCGGCGCTTCCATTGGGCGTTCATATACTTGCTGTCGGGTTACcgctcttttcctctcttcccgtCTTTTGAATTGCTACACTAaccatttccttcctccccctccctcttccttgtctAATtacctttctctctctctctctccaccacATATACTTCTAcaccctttcttctctttttattCTCCCAATTCTCAGATATGTTCTCTACTGAGCTATAGAGGGCTGCAGCTTCGGCTGCATCTTTGTCACTAATTTCCGTGGCAAAGGCCAATCTCGATCACGGTGCATCCACTATCTTCACCGCCCGACCAGCGCCCCGCTATGCCTCacaaacagaagaagaatttcAGCAATGCCCCTAAGCACGGCTCTCCCCGAGCGGAgaaaaagcagcagcagccgcagcagcagctactcCGTCCAGACTCGCCGTCTTTCTCGCCGCCGGTAGTCGCCCCCACCAATTATCAGGAGATCCACCAGAATGAAGTCGAAGCATTGCGCTCTATCTACGGTGATGACTTTGAAGAGGTCCAGCACAGGCGCTCTGCTTGGCAGGTATGTGATTGTCGCATTGATGTCGCTCGATGCATGGCTGACCAAGAAGCTCTACAGCAATCGTCCGAGGTCGCGTTCAAGCTTCATCTGCGAGCCTCGTCGAACCCTGACGTCCACCTGGTATTGCTTGTCGAGCTGCCCACCACCTATCCCAAGACCTATCCCAACCTATCCCTGGAAAACTTAGACGATCTCCGAAAAGGCGCTCGATCGAGAATTCAAGACATTGTACAGAATAAGCCGAAGACCCTTCTCGGCTCTGAAATGATATACGAACTCGCGGTGTCCATTCAAGATGTCTTGGAAGATGTGGCTGAGGCTCAAGCTCAAGACAAGGATCTTCCGAGCTTAGAGGAGGAGCGAATGGAACAGGAAGCCGCCGCAAACCAGCGAGCCGAGCTGGAGCGACAGGAAGAGATCCGAAAACAGGAGGCAGccacagcagaagaagagcgtgCCCTCCAGCAGCTCTTGGAGGACAAAGTCCGAGAGCGGGCCAAGGCACGATTGTCCCGACGTAAAAGTCGCACTCCTGGACTGGATGCGAACGGGGACACTGATGCTGTGGAGAACATCCCGGGGGCGATCACCTTCGACCCTCCGTTAGCTATGACGGATACGGACCAGGCCACCCTGGTCTTCCGCGCGGTGTACGGCAAATCGCTTCTCCAGATCGGACCAGGAAAGGAGACGTATACCGTCAGACCGGTCGTCTCCGACAACCGGTCCCATGCGCCTTTACTGGTTCTGAGAGAAATCTCtctggatgagaagggagTCGAGCCCCTTCTGTTCCGAGAGAAGATGCGCTCGAGTGAGGACAGGCTGGAAGGCCTGAAGAAACTACGGCATCCCAACCTGGTGGATTTTGTTGGGTTCAAAATAACCCGACCTTTGAGCATGCAGGACAGTCAAGATAGCATCTGGACTGTCTATGCTCTCCAGGAGTATTCGAATAAGGGAACATTGGCCGAGTTCTTGGATATTGTCGGGACCGTTCCGGTGGAAGTACTCCGCAGCTGGACAatccagctgctggaagcctTGGAGTTCTATCATCGTAGTGGTTTTGTCCATGGCAATATTCATTGTGGTCGCATCCTATTGTTCAGAACTCGTACTGGTGGGACCATCGTGAAACTGCGGGCTGGCATTGAAGAGGCACTTCCTGATTCACCGGCCAGCAAGCGGTTGCTCACAACGTCAAAATCACCTTTCTGGATGCCCCCCGAATTAACACACGGGACCGCACCGTTGACCATGAAGACGGACGTCTGGGACCTGGGTATCGTATTCCTTCAGATGGGATTTGGAACGGATGTGCTGCAGCGTTATACTTCAGCAAATGCGCTG of Aspergillus luchuensis IFO 4308 DNA, chromosome 7, nearly complete sequence contains these proteins:
- a CDS encoding uncharacterized protein (COG:S;~EggNog:ENOG410PPK6;~InterPro:IPR021589;~PFAM:PF11500;~antiSMASH:Cluster_7.5), with the protein product MLGWITGQEDQVADNSRAGEPPETPAPVFAIRAFKSALFGTPGADDDESTHRTTTTAATTSAAVKTKNPSTNQLLNDHITLKPSSGNTGDAFKASKADLDLAVNAMASPTKSILVTPGTASNRRKTVSFGDGVVDNERKREDPFTKPNKTPTSSSNNFSSQWSANSSDGKFKPRSKLTQALMDSREKSKGTGLFSSQDLEPNPSSEGSRPSPTEDDNDDTINLNEPRSQSGKYWKAEFDSYRTKTTWEIKKLIQYRSAAKTYAKKKDEEASRLADKLREEEIKVSEMERHVTHLASTMVGESANADKEKLVQDLTKQTALALQYKHRVNSLRKLLERHGVVGNEVDDIAEQSESESSSEKATEELRKTQQALDEAKTKIDDMKLQQSDFTKLQDLARSSEQKACELQKENASLKQTLARVKQEMSKYEGRRKEKEAKLKQREAKLETRIQEYRERLKTASQQHRDHEEDLKESFNEERRRMQEQIDQLKIKLTAIESLPHTQVRARHTESPRKNYTGVHVFDFGQNSPQKDPEDDNTADIDEPPSPSPRAKERRSYPSRYTTTAGDLDLKRAMKAMGITDEDQLAYLGESLKPPKARYQNEHHDDEEPATIPPSSPPDYPHNHHHHPPPSTRPRPKQKSTNTNTYRSLYAPTNTTMTSLAHHLANNLDDSHHGRPRARRSPSKYSLDAVTALPDSHVLDRAKRRQSLAAVVPRDSIPMDRKLQAQARLKQRKEETRKGKENMRTYTNQALSVLEPIS